Proteins from a single region of Chitinibacter bivalviorum:
- the astA gene encoding arginine N-succinyltransferase, translated as MLIRPTQLSDLDAILALASSAGVGVTTLQANPERFIKRIQASIDSLNGLPELGQASYLFALEDDETGQLAGICGIESAVGLDDTWYNYRVGLSVHASRELDIYKQLPTLFLTSDLTGASELCTLFLAPEYRKDGNGALLSKSRFLFMAASPERFSEQVIAEMRGVSDEAGRSPFWESLGRHFFKMDFARADFLSYIGSKSFIAELMPKYPIYTCFLSDEAQAAIGHVHPATMPARAMLESEGFRYQGFIDIFDAGPSLECPRDNIRAIRDSRIYQSLAVAQEPKNGAAWLVSNGNVANFRATIAYTRPLEDSLPLTVDVLQRLNLEDGANVRAVLLSAKG; from the coding sequence ATGTTGATTCGTCCTACGCAACTTTCCGATCTTGATGCCATTCTGGCGCTGGCCAGCAGTGCAGGGGTTGGTGTGACGACCTTGCAGGCTAATCCAGAGCGATTTATCAAGCGCATTCAAGCCAGTATCGATAGTCTCAATGGCTTACCTGAATTAGGTCAGGCCAGTTATCTATTCGCTTTGGAAGATGATGAAACAGGGCAACTGGCGGGTATTTGTGGCATTGAGAGTGCCGTCGGGCTTGATGATACTTGGTATAACTACCGCGTTGGTTTGTCGGTGCATGCCTCGCGTGAGCTTGATATTTATAAGCAATTACCAACGCTCTTTTTGACGTCAGATTTAACGGGCGCCAGCGAGCTTTGTACGCTGTTTTTGGCGCCGGAATATCGCAAAGATGGCAATGGCGCTTTGCTATCGAAATCTCGTTTTCTGTTTATGGCGGCGAGTCCTGAGCGATTTAGTGAGCAGGTGATCGCAGAAATGCGTGGTGTGTCCGACGAGGCTGGCCGATCGCCATTTTGGGAAAGCTTGGGGCGCCATTTTTTCAAAATGGATTTTGCCCGCGCCGATTTCTTGTCCTACATCGGCAGCAAATCATTTATTGCCGAATTAATGCCCAAATACCCGATTTATACCTGTTTTTTATCCGATGAAGCGCAAGCCGCCATCGGTCATGTGCATCCCGCGACGATGCCTGCCCGGGCCATGCTTGAATCAGAAGGCTTTCGCTATCAGGGCTTTATCGACATTTTTGACGCAGGCCCAAGTCTTGAGTGTCCACGCGACAATATTCGTGCGATCCGCGATAGCCGCATCTACCAAAGTTTGGCGGTGGCTCAAGAGCCTAAAAATGGCGCTGCTTGGCTTGTGAGTAATGGGAATGTGGCCAATTTTCGCGCCACGATTGCCTATACCCGCCCGCTTGAAGATAGCTTGCCGCTCACGGTTGATGTTTTGCAACGATTAAATCTTGAAGATGGTGCGAATGTTCGCGCTGTCCTACTTTCTGCGAAGGGGTAA
- the astD gene encoding succinylglutamate-semialdehyde dehydrogenase: MNLIHGQWQAGLGATFCSKNPVTQAVVWEGQSAAAQDVDAAILSARSAFQAWRDLEFAARVAIIRNFGELLKANQADLAATIGVETGKPRWEALTEVTTMINKIDISIKSYEERTGTKEAAQGDAMAVLRHRPHGVVAVFGPYNFPGHLPNGHIVPALLAGNCVVFKPSELAPMTAHKTAELWLAAGLPAGVLNVVQGARETGIALASHPQIDGLYFTGSAGTGYALHQQFAGQPDKILALEMGGNNPLLVEEVSDIKAALHHVIQSAFISAGQRCTCSRRLLVPKGEWGDAFLARLAIAASALQVGAWDAEPQPFMGAVVSVAAAQGLLAAQSRLIAAGATSLLEMKNVLADTALLSAGILDVTAVTDLPDEEYFGPLLQVQRYDSFDEAMRLANATRFGLAAGILSDKREQYERFWRDSRAGIVNWNKPLTGASSAAPFGGVGASGNHRASAYYAADYCAYPVASIEAEQLSCPSQLSPGMTL; this comes from the coding sequence ATGAATTTGATTCACGGTCAATGGCAAGCTGGATTAGGCGCGACTTTTTGCTCCAAAAACCCCGTTACTCAAGCGGTCGTGTGGGAAGGGCAAAGTGCTGCTGCGCAGGATGTAGATGCTGCGATTTTGAGTGCGCGTTCAGCATTTCAGGCTTGGCGTGATTTGGAATTTGCCGCTCGCGTGGCCATCATCCGCAATTTTGGTGAGTTATTAAAAGCCAATCAAGCCGATTTGGCTGCAACGATCGGGGTGGAAACGGGCAAGCCGCGTTGGGAAGCGCTGACTGAAGTCACCACCATGATCAATAAGATCGACATTTCGATCAAAAGTTATGAAGAACGCACTGGCACGAAAGAAGCGGCGCAAGGCGATGCCATGGCCGTATTACGTCATCGCCCACATGGCGTCGTCGCCGTTTTTGGCCCATACAATTTCCCTGGCCATTTACCGAATGGTCATATTGTGCCAGCGCTGTTGGCAGGTAATTGTGTCGTGTTCAAGCCTTCAGAATTGGCACCGATGACGGCGCACAAAACTGCCGAGCTCTGGTTGGCTGCTGGCTTACCGGCGGGCGTGCTTAACGTGGTGCAAGGCGCGCGTGAGACGGGCATTGCATTGGCCAGCCACCCCCAAATCGATGGTTTGTATTTCACGGGCAGCGCTGGGACTGGTTATGCATTGCACCAGCAGTTTGCGGGTCAGCCAGATAAAATTCTCGCCCTTGAAATGGGGGGGAATAACCCTTTGCTGGTCGAAGAAGTCAGTGACATTAAGGCGGCCTTGCATCATGTGATTCAATCCGCCTTTATTTCTGCAGGGCAACGCTGTACTTGCTCACGGCGCTTGCTCGTGCCTAAAGGCGAGTGGGGCGATGCATTTTTAGCGCGGCTCGCCATCGCTGCCTCGGCATTGCAAGTGGGGGCTTGGGATGCTGAACCGCAACCATTTATGGGCGCCGTGGTGTCGGTCGCTGCGGCGCAAGGCCTGTTAGCTGCGCAGTCACGATTAATCGCTGCGGGTGCGACTAGTTTGCTGGAAATGAAAAATGTTCTCGCAGATACGGCCTTGCTGTCAGCAGGGATTTTGGATGTGACTGCGGTGACTGACTTGCCCGATGAAGAGTATTTCGGACCACTGTTGCAAGTACAGCGCTATGACTCATTTGACGAAGCAATGCGTTTAGCCAATGCCACTCGTTTTGGTTTAGCTGCGGGCATTTTAAGCGATAAGCGTGAGCAGTATGAACGCTTCTGGCGCGATTCGCGCGCAGGGATCGTGAACTGGAATAAACCACTCACCGGAGCCTCGAGTGCCGCACCTTTTGGTGGCGTAGGTGCATCGGGTAATCATCGCGCGAGCGCATATTATGCCGCCGATTATTGTGCCTACCCCGTGGCCTCCATCGAAGCCGAGCAGTTGAGCTGCCCAAGTCAATTATCACCAGGGATGACGTTGTAA
- the astB gene encoding N-succinylarginine dihydrolase: MSQMHNPHGLEANFDGLVGPTHHYGGHSFGNVASTGNAKLVANPREAALQGLAKMKALADMGYAQGVLPPQERPATWLMRELGYTGSDKEIIAAVGNTHPGYLSAMCSASSMWTANAATVSPSGDTSDGRVHFSVANLQNKFHRAIEHRQTERTLKAIFSNEQHFSVHSALPMMAAFGDEGAANHTRFCRHYAEQGVEFFVYGRQHWGGQVEPQRFPARHTLEASQAVARRHGLRASHTVYAQQNPAVIDAGVFHNDVIAVGNQNVLFCHEQAFLNAQYVYADLQGKLGADFELIEVPSSAVSVADAVKSYLFNSQLLAKENGKQRLLVPEECRNTPTVWAYLQQLLSEGRGIDELLVFDLKQSMQNGGGPACLRLRVALSAQEAAAVNPAVWMNNGLFERLTDWVKRHYRDRLQETDLLDPHLVDEVRTALDELTHILHLGAIYPFQRHGSDL; encoded by the coding sequence ATGAGCCAAATGCACAATCCACACGGCCTAGAAGCCAATTTTGATGGTTTGGTGGGGCCAACCCATCATTATGGCGGCCATTCATTTGGCAATGTCGCCTCGACCGGGAATGCCAAATTAGTGGCTAATCCGCGCGAAGCTGCATTGCAGGGCTTGGCCAAAATGAAAGCGCTGGCGGATATGGGCTATGCGCAAGGCGTGTTGCCACCCCAAGAGCGCCCCGCCACATGGTTGATGCGTGAGTTGGGGTATACGGGTAGCGACAAAGAAATAATTGCCGCTGTTGGCAATACGCACCCTGGGTATTTGTCGGCAATGTGCTCTGCTTCATCGATGTGGACAGCCAATGCGGCCACCGTGAGCCCATCTGGTGACACGAGCGATGGTCGGGTGCATTTTTCGGTCGCTAACTTACAGAATAAGTTTCATCGAGCCATCGAGCATCGCCAAACTGAGCGTACGCTAAAAGCAATTTTCAGTAATGAACAGCATTTTAGCGTGCATTCAGCGTTGCCAATGATGGCGGCCTTTGGCGACGAGGGTGCCGCCAATCACACCCGATTCTGTCGTCATTATGCCGAGCAAGGGGTCGAGTTCTTCGTGTACGGTCGCCAGCATTGGGGTGGACAGGTCGAGCCGCAACGATTTCCAGCACGCCATACGCTCGAGGCGAGCCAAGCCGTTGCGCGCCGCCATGGACTGCGTGCGAGCCACACAGTATATGCCCAGCAAAATCCAGCCGTGATTGATGCCGGCGTGTTTCATAATGATGTGATTGCGGTAGGTAATCAAAATGTACTGTTTTGTCATGAACAGGCATTTTTGAATGCTCAGTATGTATACGCCGATTTACAGGGCAAGCTGGGCGCTGATTTCGAGTTAATCGAAGTGCCCAGCTCCGCTGTGAGTGTGGCCGATGCGGTGAAATCGTATTTATTCAATAGCCAATTATTGGCCAAAGAGAATGGCAAGCAGCGCTTGCTCGTGCCGGAGGAATGTCGCAATACGCCGACGGTGTGGGCTTATTTGCAGCAATTATTAAGTGAAGGGCGTGGCATTGATGAGCTGCTGGTGTTCGATTTGAAGCAAAGTATGCAAAACGGAGGTGGGCCTGCATGCTTGCGGCTGCGAGTTGCGCTTTCTGCTCAGGAGGCGGCGGCAGTGAATCCTGCCGTGTGGATGAATAATGGATTGTTTGAGCGTTTAACGGATTGGGTTAAACGTCATTATCGTGATCGTTTACAAGAGACTGATTTGCTAGACCCACATTTGGTCGATGAAGTACGCACCGCACTAGATGAGCTTACGCATATCCTGCATTTAGGCGCAATTTATCCATTCCAGCGGCATGGTAGTGACTTGTAA
- the astE gene encoding succinylglutamate desuccinylase, with amino-acid sequence MSDTTFLQKTLAGETAMGLPYCLSHGTAVQVLDEGVIRFEPSDATQSVLDLVISCGIHGNETAPVELVEQLIERIFAHQLRVKSRVLFIFGNVAALRMGQRFVEEDMNRLFNRSPEVDDGMEKRRAMMLEMHVGRFFSSSDAQCKPRFHYDLHTAIHGSLIEKFAIYPLPKPGCSFSATEIARLSLAGVDTVLLQSTQSSTFSFSSNHRYDAQAFTIELGSARPFGQNQSIDLSKMDAYLSALIQGELPVPELVPPQVQIFRVSREIPKTSHDFKFAIDGKTDNFTPLAKGLTLAVDAGVPFVITEDDARIIFPNPEVPPGQRAGLVIVPARDFLAQV; translated from the coding sequence ATGTCGGATACCACTTTTTTACAAAAAACGCTCGCTGGCGAAACAGCTATGGGCTTGCCTTATTGTTTGTCCCATGGCACCGCCGTGCAGGTCTTGGATGAAGGTGTGATTCGCTTTGAGCCGAGTGATGCCACGCAAAGCGTGCTCGATTTAGTGATCTCATGCGGTATTCATGGCAATGAAACAGCGCCCGTTGAGTTGGTCGAGCAATTGATTGAGCGGATTTTTGCACATCAATTGCGGGTGAAATCACGCGTCTTATTTATTTTTGGTAATGTTGCTGCATTACGGATGGGGCAGCGTTTTGTCGAAGAGGATATGAATCGGCTATTTAATCGCAGCCCAGAGGTTGACGATGGCATGGAAAAACGACGTGCCATGATGTTGGAAATGCATGTTGGCCGCTTTTTTTCTTCTAGCGACGCGCAGTGTAAGCCACGTTTTCATTATGATCTTCATACTGCGATTCATGGCTCATTGATTGAGAAGTTTGCGATTTACCCTTTGCCCAAACCGGGTTGCTCGTTTAGTGCAACTGAAATCGCGCGCTTGAGTTTGGCGGGGGTTGATACTGTTTTATTGCAATCGACTCAGTCGAGTACGTTTTCATTTTCATCCAATCATCGCTACGATGCGCAGGCCTTTACGATCGAGTTGGGTAGTGCGCGACCTTTTGGGCAAAACCAGTCGATTGATCTGAGTAAGATGGATGCTTATTTAAGCGCCTTGATTCAGGGCGAATTACCTGTGCCCGAGTTGGTTCCGCCGCAAGTGCAGATTTTCCGCGTGTCACGAGAAATCCCCAAAACATCGCATGACTTCAAGTTTGCCATTGATGGTAAAACCGATAACTTTACCCCTTTAGCGAAGGGACTTACGCTTGCCGTAGATGCGGGTGTTCCGTTTGTAATTACCGAGGATGATGCGCGGATTATCTTTCCCAATCCAGAAGTTCCCCCCGGACAACGAGCCGGTTTGGTCATTGTGCCCGCGCGTGATTTTCTTGCCCAAGTTTAA
- a CDS encoding C40 family peptidase, whose translation MKWIIILATLLSCSAPFALADEDMPLGDTTPSIQGGWGSSNADTSTATPKSRAKSKSTATMPKGTDYAPAQDLLLSAMSLIGVKYTWGGNSPESGLDCSGFIKYVFQNSMNITLPRTAFGMAQTGQNIDKTELKPGDLVFFNTLGRTFSHVGIYLGDNRFIHSPRAGRSVEVANMNQSYWQNRFNGARRIAEGGGQGLNVNAMLAATNNNARSATAAKSSNDAPQASARQCKKVTTGKGKKRKTVLQCNTAPANQDQAKPSSGKKPANSSKTATSSKPAKTATAKSSTRSTAKSSSNKKPVAKSSSKKPTAATSTKKK comes from the coding sequence ATGAAATGGATCATCATTCTTGCCACACTACTGAGCTGTTCAGCGCCTTTTGCCCTAGCAGACGAAGACATGCCGCTTGGCGACACCACGCCCTCCATCCAAGGCGGCTGGGGCTCGTCAAATGCCGACACCAGTACCGCTACACCCAAATCCCGAGCAAAAAGCAAATCCACTGCAACGATGCCTAAAGGCACAGACTACGCGCCTGCGCAGGATTTGCTACTCTCAGCGATGAGTTTGATTGGCGTAAAGTACACTTGGGGCGGAAACTCGCCTGAGTCGGGGCTAGACTGTTCTGGCTTTATCAAATACGTTTTCCAGAACTCGATGAATATTACGCTACCGCGCACAGCCTTTGGCATGGCACAAACGGGGCAAAACATCGATAAAACTGAATTAAAACCGGGCGACCTCGTATTTTTTAATACACTAGGCCGCACATTCTCGCACGTCGGCATCTACCTCGGTGACAACCGCTTTATTCACTCGCCACGTGCCGGGCGCAGCGTTGAAGTAGCCAATATGAATCAAAGCTATTGGCAAAATCGCTTTAATGGTGCTCGCCGGATCGCCGAGGGCGGTGGCCAAGGGCTGAATGTAAATGCGATGCTTGCTGCCACCAACAATAATGCTCGCTCAGCCACGGCAGCAAAATCAAGCAATGACGCGCCGCAGGCATCTGCGCGCCAATGCAAGAAAGTCACAACAGGCAAAGGCAAAAAGAGAAAAACGGTACTGCAATGCAACACTGCGCCGGCAAATCAAGATCAGGCCAAACCTAGCAGTGGCAAAAAACCTGCAAATAGCAGTAAAACGGCCACGTCGAGTAAGCCCGCTAAAACAGCAACCGCCAAGTCTTCAACGCGCAGCACGGCAAAATCGAGCAGCAATAAAAAGCCTGTGGCAAAATCAAGTAGCAAAAAACCGACTGCCGCAACAAGCACAAAAAAGAAGTGA
- a CDS encoding ABC1 kinase family protein, whose amino-acid sequence MLKETFTVMRDLPRVREIIAILMRHGLGNLVQRLGLAKGVERAGDLLHWPGDHEVELLEPPVRVRRALEELGPTFIKLGQVLATRVDMFPPEWISEFEKLQSDVPPLPFSDLEPILLAALGRDPHEVFVELDPKPIGSASIAQVHRAKLQDGTEVVLKIRRPNIIPKIEADLRILRHIAGLAMFEFPDLRRYQPVRMVDEFAKSLHRELNLSIEARNLERFVTNFNGHDEIVIPKIWWEWTSDILIVQDYIAGVAGNDLAALDNAGLDRKVLAARGADAVLKMVLIDGYFHADPHPGNVKYLEGNRVAFLDFGMVGRLPHPRRDHIVDLLAALAQRDEHGILNVLLEWTGETVVDEDKLSADIADFMFNYENLSLKDIQFGHLLNDVAMIMREHEITLPADLTLLFKALITLEGLGRQLDPEFQMVPHLTPFVKEVILARYNPKTVLKRGRENLFEAFSVISGLPRDIGKLIKQARRGNLRIDLDLKRLDQFGYQLAKSANRLTMGIVTGALIIGSSIAMTIKVGPTIFGMPLLGFLGFVVALLNAIWLMFAIWISSKEER is encoded by the coding sequence ATGTTAAAAGAAACGTTCACCGTGATGCGCGACTTACCGCGCGTACGCGAGATTATTGCAATTTTAATGCGTCATGGCTTGGGTAATTTGGTACAAAGATTGGGCTTGGCGAAGGGCGTTGAACGTGCTGGAGACCTATTACATTGGCCCGGTGACCATGAAGTGGAATTGCTTGAACCGCCAGTGCGTGTGCGTCGTGCTCTGGAGGAGTTAGGGCCCACATTTATTAAGCTTGGCCAGGTTCTGGCCACGCGGGTCGATATGTTTCCGCCGGAGTGGATTTCTGAATTTGAGAAATTGCAAAGCGATGTACCACCACTGCCATTTTCTGACCTAGAGCCTATTTTATTGGCGGCACTTGGGCGTGATCCGCATGAAGTGTTTGTCGAGCTAGACCCCAAACCCATTGGGTCAGCTTCAATTGCGCAGGTGCATCGTGCCAAACTGCAAGATGGTACTGAGGTCGTACTCAAAATTCGCCGCCCGAATATTATTCCGAAAATAGAAGCCGATTTACGCATTTTGCGCCATATCGCGGGTTTGGCGATGTTTGAATTCCCCGATTTGCGCCGTTATCAGCCGGTACGAATGGTCGATGAATTCGCTAAATCCTTGCACCGTGAACTCAATTTATCTATTGAAGCTAGAAATCTGGAGCGCTTTGTTACCAACTTTAATGGGCATGACGAGATTGTTATCCCGAAAATTTGGTGGGAATGGACTTCTGACATATTGATTGTTCAGGACTATATCGCGGGTGTGGCAGGGAATGATTTAGCGGCATTGGATAATGCGGGTCTGGATCGCAAAGTGTTAGCCGCACGCGGGGCTGATGCAGTATTGAAGATGGTGTTAATTGATGGCTATTTTCATGCCGATCCCCATCCAGGTAATGTGAAATACCTAGAGGGCAATCGCGTTGCGTTTCTTGATTTTGGCATGGTGGGCCGCTTGCCGCATCCGCGGCGTGATCACATCGTTGATTTGCTCGCCGCTTTAGCGCAAAGAGATGAACACGGTATTTTGAATGTCTTGCTCGAATGGACCGGGGAAACGGTGGTCGATGAGGATAAGCTCTCTGCCGATATAGCCGATTTTATGTTCAATTATGAGAATTTATCCCTCAAAGATATTCAGTTTGGGCATTTGTTGAATGATGTCGCCATGATTATGCGCGAGCATGAAATTACCTTGCCTGCAGATCTGACTTTGCTATTTAAAGCCCTGATTACGCTGGAAGGTTTAGGTCGCCAACTAGATCCCGAATTTCAAATGGTTCCGCATCTAACGCCGTTTGTAAAAGAAGTCATTCTGGCTCGCTATAATCCCAAAACCGTTTTGAAGCGGGGCAGGGAAAATTTGTTTGAAGCATTCTCTGTTATTTCAGGGTTGCCACGTGATATTGGTAAGCTGATCAAGCAAGCGCGGCGAGGCAATTTGCGGATTGATTTGGATTTAAAGCGACTAGATCAATTTGGCTATCAACTAGCAAAGAGTGCCAACCGTTTAACGATGGGTATAGTGACGGGCGCGCTGATTATTGGCTCATCCATCGCAATGACCATCAAAGTGGGGCCTACGATTTTTGGCATGCCTTTGTTGGGCTTTTTGGGCTTTGTCGTTGCCTTGTTGAATGCAATTTGGCTGATGTTTGCTATTTGGATTTCAAGTAAAGAAGAACGTTAA
- a CDS encoding DNA-deoxyinosine glycosylase encodes MIATETNSARFKTSFEPVANTDCTILILGSLPGDASLVQGHYYAHPRNAFWGIMSQATCTDLNALPFEERYPILLAHQIALWDVVQSAIRPGSLDSALAHINPNALSELIFSLPNLSHIIFNGQTAAKHGSKLIPGYIKQSIAPSTSPAHTLSFDKKLQAWLQLLAHKN; translated from the coding sequence TTGATTGCGACAGAAACCAACTCAGCAAGGTTCAAAACGTCATTTGAGCCGGTTGCCAACACCGATTGCACGATACTGATTTTGGGCAGTTTGCCGGGGGATGCGTCGCTGGTACAGGGGCATTATTACGCGCACCCGCGAAATGCGTTCTGGGGCATCATGAGCCAGGCGACGTGCACCGACCTGAATGCCCTACCCTTTGAAGAACGCTACCCCATTTTACTCGCTCATCAGATCGCACTATGGGATGTGGTACAGAGTGCCATTCGGCCTGGCAGCCTCGATTCGGCATTGGCTCATATCAACCCGAACGCATTATCCGAACTGATTTTTTCCTTGCCAAATTTAAGCCACATTATTTTTAATGGGCAAACTGCGGCCAAACACGGCAGCAAACTAATCCCGGGGTATATCAAGCAAAGCATTGCACCATCAACTAGCCCAGCCCATACCCTCAGTTTCGACAAGAAACTTCAGGCCTGGCTGCAATTACTTGCTCACAAAAATTAA